The Drosophila gunungcola strain Sukarami unplaced genomic scaffold, Dgunungcola_SK_2 000078F, whole genome shotgun sequence genome has a window encoding:
- the LOC128264806 gene encoding G2/mitotic-specific cyclin-B3-like, with amino-acid sequence MAPKKGKKHATKTGGHRQLQAGGVAWNTPMALDAATGAGRKRKTAIAGNIVDPNDAENMQRRSKRKADYSPIQKFKVKRSALGNLTKNTNNMSLHPGLDEQQSKQPSDQQSEQPAKKPKAMEQDAKLKAKKRKNAFVAANKGTTGASSKVEHSVELSVEHGHKVGKVDKLEEAQARPKRLPKAVPAAKKSAVGEQLPSMPSIPSMPSNPAVPPNVEDFDRKHWDDPLQVSTYAMDIFEYLKGREPVFPIVDYMPRQIHLTAGIRAILVDWMVVVQQSFGFNAETMYLAMKIVDLYLSRKVIKRDQILLLGVVAYLIACKYDEWQPPPLIRDFLYLSNASYNYNQVVHMELETLRTIEFELGVPLACRFLRRYARCAEVPVPTLTLANYILEMALMDYATVAFRDSQMACAVLFMALRMSGGSGQLGPATNTWSPTLVHYSGYQLTEFVKIVRVLNAGLHRNQPPNIKTIREKYSLEKFHEVAMVPLLTDLQLFQ; translated from the coding sequence ATGGcaccaaaaaaaggaaaaaagcaCGCCACCAAAACAGGCGGTCATCGTCAGCTGCaggcggggggcgtggcctgGAATACGCCCATGGCGCTGGACGCCGCCACCGGAGCGGGCCGCAAACGGAAGACCGCCATTGCGGGCAACATCGTCGATCCCAACGACGCCGAGAATATGCAGAGGCGCTCCAAACGCAAGGCCGACTATAGTCCCATCCAAAAATTCAAAGTCAAGCGCTCCGCGCTGGGTAACCTGACCAAAAATACTAACAACATGTCACTGCATCCCGGCCTGGATGAGCAGCAATCGAAGCAGCCGTCGGATCAACAGTCGGAGCAGCCGGCCAAGAAACCCAAGGCTATGGAACAGGATGCTAAGCTGAAAGCTAAGAAACGGAAGAATGCCTTTGTCGCCGCCAACAAGGGGACCACAGGCGCCTCCAGCAAGGTGGAGCATTCGGTGGAGCTTTCGGTGGAGCATGGCCACAAGGTGGGCAAGGTGGACAAGCTGGAGGAGGCCCAGGCCAGGCCCAAGCGGCTTCCCAAGGCAGTGCCCGCCGCCAAGAAGTCGGCTGTGGGCGAGCAGCTGCCATCCATGCCATCCATACCATCCATGCCATCCAATCCGGCGGTGCCACCGAACGTGGAGGACTTTGACCGCAAGCACTGGGACGATCCGTTGCAGGTTTCGACCTACGCAATGGACATATTTGAGTACCTGAAGGGGCGCGAACCGGTGTTCCCCATTGTCGACTATATGCCGCGACAGATCCACCTGACCGCCGGGATACGCGCCATACTGGTTGACTGGATGGTGGTCGTGCAGCAGAGCTTCGGGTTCAACGCCGAGACTATGTATCTGGCAATGAAGATCGTCGATCTGTATCTGAGCCGCAAAGTGATCAAGAGGGATCAGATTCTGCTCCTGGGCGTGGTTGCCTACCTCATTGCCTGCAAATATGACGAGTGGCAGCCGCCGCCGTTGATCCGCGACTTTCTGTACTTAAGCAATGCGTCCTATAACTACAACCAGGTGGTGCACATGGAGCTCGAGACGCTACGCACTATCGAGTTCGAACTGGGCGTACCGCTCGCCTGCCGCTTCCTGCGCCGCTACGCCCGCTGCGCCGAGGTGCCAGTGCCCACATTGACCCTGGCGAACTACATTCTGGAGATGGCGCTAATGGACTATGCCACCGTTGCCTTCCGCGACTCGCAGATGGCCTGCGCCGTCCTCTTCATGGCCCTGCGCATGAGCGGCGGCTCCGGGCAGCTGGGCCCGGCCACGAACACCTGGAGCCCCACACTCGTCCACTACAGCGGCTACCAGCTGACCGAGTTCGTCAAAATTGTTCGCGTGCTGAATGCCGGACTGCACCGCAACCAGCCGCCCAACATCAAGACGATCCGGGAGAAGTACTCGCTCGAGAAATTCCACGAGGTGGCCATGGTGCCGCTGCTAACGGACCTGCAGCTCTTTCAATAG
- the LOC128264811 gene encoding serine protease SP24D — MKLTITIGLILVVAGALAQPQGRIAGGEDAVPGQLPYQASLAVGGSYNCGAVIIGQRYALTALTCVCSDGKDTPWPAVLFAVTVGSVDLYTGGKQIRVEEITINPNYSTLKTGIALLRLQEDVPFSATVAPIALSRVTPPLGAQVEVSGWGRTSESEVNMHRTLQIGAAEVMAPRTCALAKTEEVQSDQVLCLGHGRRQGICTGDIGGPAVFEGQLVGLGAQMLGECGGMLPERFVSIAANYDWIQQQLQ, encoded by the exons ATGAAGCTGACCATCACCATTGGACTAATCCTCGTGGTCGCCGGAGCGCTGGCCCAGCCGCAGGGAAGGATCGCCGGAGGCGAGGACGCCGTTCCCGGCCAGCTGCCCTACCAGGCCTCCCTCGCCGTCGGCGGCAGCTACAACTGCGGCGCCGTGATCATCGGCCAGCGGTACGCCCTCACCGCCCTCACCTGCGTCTGCTCCGACGGCAAGGACACCCC GTGGCCAGCTGTTCTGTTTGCCGTGACCGTGGGATCCGTGGACCTGTACACCGGTGGAAAACAGATCCGCGTGGAGGAGATTACGATCAACCCGAACTACAGCACGCTTAAGACCGGAATTGCGCTGCTGCGCCTGCAGGAGGACGTTCCGTTCAGCGCGACCGTGGCCCCGATTGCCCTCTCCCGGGTCACTCCGCCCCTGGGCGCCCAGGTGGAGGTTTCCGGATGGGGCCGCACCTCCGAGTCCGAGGTGAACATGCACCGCACCCTGCAGATTGGCGCGGCCGAGGTGATGGCCCCCCGCACATGCGCCCTGGCCAAAACGGAGGAGGTACAGAGCGACCAGGTGCTGTGCCTGGGCCACGGCCGTCGCCAGGGCATCTGCACCGGGGACATCGGCGGGCCGGCCGTGTTCGAGGGCCAGCTGGTGGGTCTGGGTGCCCAAATGCTCGGCGAGTGCGGTGGCATGCTGCCCGAGCGATTCGTCAGCATCGCGGCCAACTACGATTGGATCCAGCAGCAGTTGCAATAA
- the LOC128264805 gene encoding carboxypeptidase D isoform X3 yields MILRTPFAGHQLLQLLPSVLLLLPLLPLILLLLVRPSDAKTPSLGDQLQMQHHQMAAEPGLPEPRAYMPDAQHLDFVYHDHEELTRFLRATSARYPNLTALYSIGKSIQGRDLWVMVVSSSPYEHMVGKPDVKYVGNIHGNEPVGREMLLHLIQYFVTSYSSDQYVKWLLDNTRIHILPTMNPDGYAVSKEGTCDGGQGRYNARGFDLNRNFPDYFKQNNKRGQPETDSVKDWISKIQFVLSGSLHGGALVASYPYDNTPNSRICRSSALCAMFQTYSAAPSLTPDDDVFKHLSLVYARNHAKMSRGVACKSATPAFENGITNGAAWYPLTGGMQDYNYVWYGCMEITLEISCCKFPPAYELKKYWEDNQLSLIKFLAEAHRGVQGFVFDPAGMPIERASIKIKGRDVGFQTTKYGEFWRILLPGYYKVEVFAEGFAPREVEFVIVEQHPTLLNVTLQPSKYMVAAPGSSTTTKTSTPKHRVNGKLQLSTE; encoded by the exons ATGATCTTGCGAACGCCATTCGCCGGCCAccagctgctccagctcctgcCCTCcgtcctgctcctcctgccgCTCCTGCCCCTCATCCTCCTACTCCTCGTCCGGCCAAGCGATGCCAAGACGCCCAGTCTCGGGGACCAGCTGCAGATGCAGCACCACCAGATGGCGGCGGAGCCGGGACTGCCGGAGCCCAGGGCGTACATGCCGGATGCCCAGCACCTGGACTTCGTCTACCACGACCACGAGGAGCTCACGAGGTTCCTCAG GGCCACCAGTGCCCGGTACCCCAACCTGACGGCCCTGTACTCCATCGGGAAGTCCATCCAGGGTCGGGATCTGTGGGTGATGGTGGTCAGCTCATCGCCGTACGAGCACATGGTGGGCAAACCGGATGTGAAGTACGTGGGCAACATCCATGGCAACGAGCCCGTGGGCCGGGAAATGCTACTCCATCTCATCCAGTACTTCGTGACCAGCTACAGTTCGGATCAGTATGTGAAGTGGCTGCTGGACAACACTCGCATCCACATCCTGCCCACGATGAATCCGGACGGCTATGCGGTATCCAAGGAGGGAACATGCGATGGTGGTCAAGGAAG ATATAATGCCCGTGGCTTCGATCTGAATCGCAACTTCCCCGACTACTTCAAGCAGAACAACAAGCGGGGCCAGCCGGAAACGGATTCAGTCAAGGACTGGATATCTAAGATCCAGTTCGTGCTGAGTGGAAGCCTCCATGGTGGTGCCCTGGTAGCCAGTTACCCCTACGATAATACGCCCAACTCCA GGATCTGCCGTTCATCCGCCCTGTGCGCGA TGTTCCAGACCTACTCGGCGGCGCCATCGCTGACGCCCGACGACGACGTGTTCAAGCACTTGTCCCTCGTTTACGCCCGCAACCACGCCAAGATGTCCAGGGGCGTGGCCTGCAAGTCGGCCACGCCGGCCTTCGAGAACGGGATCACGAACGGTGCCGCCTGGTATCCGCTGACCGGCGGAATGCAGGACTACAACTACGTGTGGTACGGCTGCATGGAGATCACGCTCGAGATATCCTGCTGCAAGTTCCCGCCGGCCTACGAGCTCAAGAAGTACTGGGAGGACAATCAGCTG TCCCTGATCAAATTCCTGGCCGAGGCGCATCGAGGGGTCCAGGGATTCGTGTTCGATCCGGCGGGCATGCCCATTGAGCGGGCCTCCATAAAAATCAAGGGACGTGATGTGGGCTTCCAAACCACCAAGTACGGTGAGTTCTGGCGCATTCTTTTGCCGGGATACTACAAAGTGGAG GTCTTTGCCGAGGGTTTTGCTCCTCGCGAGGTGGAGTTCGTGATTGTGGAGCAGCATCCCACGCTGCTGAATGTGACGCTGCAGCCCTCGAAG TACATGGTGGCAGCTCCGGGCTCATCTACCACTACTAAAACCTCAACTCCTAAGCATCGCGTCAATGGGAAGCTGCAACTGTCCACCGAATAA
- the LOC128264805 gene encoding carboxypeptidase D isoform X4, which produces MILRTPFAGHQLLQLLPSVLLLLPLLPLILLLLVRPSDAKTPSLGDQLQMQHHQMAAEPGLPEPRAYMPDAQHLDFVYHDHEELTRFLRATSARYPNLTALYSIGKSIQGRDLWVMVVSSSPYEHMVGKPDVKYVGNIHGNEPVGREMLLHLIQYFVTSYSSDQYVKWLLDNTRIHILPTMNPDGYAVSKEGTCDGGQGRYNARGFDLNRNFPDYFKQNNKRGQPETDSVKDWISKIQFVLSGSLHGGALVASYPYDNTPNSMFQTYSAAPSLTPDDDVFKHLSLVYARNHAKMSRGVACKSATPAFENGITNGAAWYPLTGGMQDYNYVWYGCMEITLEISCCKFPPAYELKKYWEDNQLSLIKFLAEAHRGVQGFVFDPAGMPIERASIKIKGRDVGFQTTKYGEFWRILLPGYYKVEVFAEGFAPREVEFVIVEQHPTLLNVTLQPSKYMVAAPGSSTTTKTSTPKHRVNGKLQLSTE; this is translated from the exons ATGATCTTGCGAACGCCATTCGCCGGCCAccagctgctccagctcctgcCCTCcgtcctgctcctcctgccgCTCCTGCCCCTCATCCTCCTACTCCTCGTCCGGCCAAGCGATGCCAAGACGCCCAGTCTCGGGGACCAGCTGCAGATGCAGCACCACCAGATGGCGGCGGAGCCGGGACTGCCGGAGCCCAGGGCGTACATGCCGGATGCCCAGCACCTGGACTTCGTCTACCACGACCACGAGGAGCTCACGAGGTTCCTCAG GGCCACCAGTGCCCGGTACCCCAACCTGACGGCCCTGTACTCCATCGGGAAGTCCATCCAGGGTCGGGATCTGTGGGTGATGGTGGTCAGCTCATCGCCGTACGAGCACATGGTGGGCAAACCGGATGTGAAGTACGTGGGCAACATCCATGGCAACGAGCCCGTGGGCCGGGAAATGCTACTCCATCTCATCCAGTACTTCGTGACCAGCTACAGTTCGGATCAGTATGTGAAGTGGCTGCTGGACAACACTCGCATCCACATCCTGCCCACGATGAATCCGGACGGCTATGCGGTATCCAAGGAGGGAACATGCGATGGTGGTCAAGGAAG ATATAATGCCCGTGGCTTCGATCTGAATCGCAACTTCCCCGACTACTTCAAGCAGAACAACAAGCGGGGCCAGCCGGAAACGGATTCAGTCAAGGACTGGATATCTAAGATCCAGTTCGTGCTGAGTGGAAGCCTCCATGGTGGTGCCCTGGTAGCCAGTTACCCCTACGATAATACGCCCAACTCCA TGTTCCAGACCTACTCGGCGGCGCCATCGCTGACGCCCGACGACGACGTGTTCAAGCACTTGTCCCTCGTTTACGCCCGCAACCACGCCAAGATGTCCAGGGGCGTGGCCTGCAAGTCGGCCACGCCGGCCTTCGAGAACGGGATCACGAACGGTGCCGCCTGGTATCCGCTGACCGGCGGAATGCAGGACTACAACTACGTGTGGTACGGCTGCATGGAGATCACGCTCGAGATATCCTGCTGCAAGTTCCCGCCGGCCTACGAGCTCAAGAAGTACTGGGAGGACAATCAGCTG TCCCTGATCAAATTCCTGGCCGAGGCGCATCGAGGGGTCCAGGGATTCGTGTTCGATCCGGCGGGCATGCCCATTGAGCGGGCCTCCATAAAAATCAAGGGACGTGATGTGGGCTTCCAAACCACCAAGTACGGTGAGTTCTGGCGCATTCTTTTGCCGGGATACTACAAAGTGGAG GTCTTTGCCGAGGGTTTTGCTCCTCGCGAGGTGGAGTTCGTGATTGTGGAGCAGCATCCCACGCTGCTGAATGTGACGCTGCAGCCCTCGAAG TACATGGTGGCAGCTCCGGGCTCATCTACCACTACTAAAACCTCAACTCCTAAGCATCGCGTCAATGGGAAGCTGCAACTGTCCACCGAATAA
- the LOC128264805 gene encoding carboxypeptidase D isoform X2, giving the protein MILRTPFAGHQLLQLLPSVLLLLPLLPLILLLLVRPSDAKTPSLGDQLQMQHHQMAAEPGLPEPRAYMPDAQHLDFVYHDHEELTRFLRATSARYPNLTALYSIGKSIQGRDLWVMVVSSSPYEHMVGKPDVKYVGNIHGNEPVGREMLLHLIQYFVTSYSSDQYVKWLLDNTRIHILPTMNPDGYAVSKEGTCDGGQGRYNARGFDLNRNFPDYFKQNNKRGQPETDSVKDWISKIQFVLSGSLHGGALVASYPYDNTPNSMFQTYSAAPSLTPDDDVFKHLSLVYARNHAKMSRGVACKSATPAFENGITNGAAWYPLTGGMQDYNYVWYGCMEITLEISCCKFPPAYELKKYWEDNQLSLIKFLAEAHRGVQGFVFDPAGMPIERASIKIKGRDVGFQTTKYGEFWRILLPGYYKVEVFAEGFAPREVEFVIVEQHPTLLNVTLQPSKRIEGIGAMGAAGVPIGGAGVMGPGGLYRPIPAPQHYRPPVPPYAGAASSDSGIFSTISNGLNSLYSNIFG; this is encoded by the exons ATGATCTTGCGAACGCCATTCGCCGGCCAccagctgctccagctcctgcCCTCcgtcctgctcctcctgccgCTCCTGCCCCTCATCCTCCTACTCCTCGTCCGGCCAAGCGATGCCAAGACGCCCAGTCTCGGGGACCAGCTGCAGATGCAGCACCACCAGATGGCGGCGGAGCCGGGACTGCCGGAGCCCAGGGCGTACATGCCGGATGCCCAGCACCTGGACTTCGTCTACCACGACCACGAGGAGCTCACGAGGTTCCTCAG GGCCACCAGTGCCCGGTACCCCAACCTGACGGCCCTGTACTCCATCGGGAAGTCCATCCAGGGTCGGGATCTGTGGGTGATGGTGGTCAGCTCATCGCCGTACGAGCACATGGTGGGCAAACCGGATGTGAAGTACGTGGGCAACATCCATGGCAACGAGCCCGTGGGCCGGGAAATGCTACTCCATCTCATCCAGTACTTCGTGACCAGCTACAGTTCGGATCAGTATGTGAAGTGGCTGCTGGACAACACTCGCATCCACATCCTGCCCACGATGAATCCGGACGGCTATGCGGTATCCAAGGAGGGAACATGCGATGGTGGTCAAGGAAG ATATAATGCCCGTGGCTTCGATCTGAATCGCAACTTCCCCGACTACTTCAAGCAGAACAACAAGCGGGGCCAGCCGGAAACGGATTCAGTCAAGGACTGGATATCTAAGATCCAGTTCGTGCTGAGTGGAAGCCTCCATGGTGGTGCCCTGGTAGCCAGTTACCCCTACGATAATACGCCCAACTCCA TGTTCCAGACCTACTCGGCGGCGCCATCGCTGACGCCCGACGACGACGTGTTCAAGCACTTGTCCCTCGTTTACGCCCGCAACCACGCCAAGATGTCCAGGGGCGTGGCCTGCAAGTCGGCCACGCCGGCCTTCGAGAACGGGATCACGAACGGTGCCGCCTGGTATCCGCTGACCGGCGGAATGCAGGACTACAACTACGTGTGGTACGGCTGCATGGAGATCACGCTCGAGATATCCTGCTGCAAGTTCCCGCCGGCCTACGAGCTCAAGAAGTACTGGGAGGACAATCAGCTG TCCCTGATCAAATTCCTGGCCGAGGCGCATCGAGGGGTCCAGGGATTCGTGTTCGATCCGGCGGGCATGCCCATTGAGCGGGCCTCCATAAAAATCAAGGGACGTGATGTGGGCTTCCAAACCACCAAGTACGGTGAGTTCTGGCGCATTCTTTTGCCGGGATACTACAAAGTGGAG GTCTTTGCCGAGGGTTTTGCTCCTCGCGAGGTGGAGTTCGTGATTGTGGAGCAGCATCCCACGCTGCTGAATGTGACGCTGCAGCCCTCGAAG CGCATTGAGGGCATCGGGGCCATGGGCGCCGCCGGAGTGCCAATTGGAGGAGCGGGCGTGATGGGTCCCGGGGGGCTGTACCGCCCGATTCCGGCACCCCAGCACTACCGCCCACCTGTACCGCCCTACGCGGGCGCCGCCTCCAGCGACAGCGGCATATTCTCGACGATCAGCAACGGGCTAAACAGCCTCTACTCAAATATCTTCGGTTGA
- the LOC128264805 gene encoding carboxypeptidase D isoform X1: MILRTPFAGHQLLQLLPSVLLLLPLLPLILLLLVRPSDAKTPSLGDQLQMQHHQMAAEPGLPEPRAYMPDAQHLDFVYHDHEELTRFLRATSARYPNLTALYSIGKSIQGRDLWVMVVSSSPYEHMVGKPDVKYVGNIHGNEPVGREMLLHLIQYFVTSYSSDQYVKWLLDNTRIHILPTMNPDGYAVSKEGTCDGGQGRYNARGFDLNRNFPDYFKQNNKRGQPETDSVKDWISKIQFVLSGSLHGGALVASYPYDNTPNSRICRSSALCAMFQTYSAAPSLTPDDDVFKHLSLVYARNHAKMSRGVACKSATPAFENGITNGAAWYPLTGGMQDYNYVWYGCMEITLEISCCKFPPAYELKKYWEDNQLSLIKFLAEAHRGVQGFVFDPAGMPIERASIKIKGRDVGFQTTKYGEFWRILLPGYYKVEVFAEGFAPREVEFVIVEQHPTLLNVTLQPSKRIEGIGAMGAAGVPIGGAGVMGPGGLYRPIPAPQHYRPPVPPYAGAASSDSGIFSTISNGLNSLYSNIFG; encoded by the exons ATGATCTTGCGAACGCCATTCGCCGGCCAccagctgctccagctcctgcCCTCcgtcctgctcctcctgccgCTCCTGCCCCTCATCCTCCTACTCCTCGTCCGGCCAAGCGATGCCAAGACGCCCAGTCTCGGGGACCAGCTGCAGATGCAGCACCACCAGATGGCGGCGGAGCCGGGACTGCCGGAGCCCAGGGCGTACATGCCGGATGCCCAGCACCTGGACTTCGTCTACCACGACCACGAGGAGCTCACGAGGTTCCTCAG GGCCACCAGTGCCCGGTACCCCAACCTGACGGCCCTGTACTCCATCGGGAAGTCCATCCAGGGTCGGGATCTGTGGGTGATGGTGGTCAGCTCATCGCCGTACGAGCACATGGTGGGCAAACCGGATGTGAAGTACGTGGGCAACATCCATGGCAACGAGCCCGTGGGCCGGGAAATGCTACTCCATCTCATCCAGTACTTCGTGACCAGCTACAGTTCGGATCAGTATGTGAAGTGGCTGCTGGACAACACTCGCATCCACATCCTGCCCACGATGAATCCGGACGGCTATGCGGTATCCAAGGAGGGAACATGCGATGGTGGTCAAGGAAG ATATAATGCCCGTGGCTTCGATCTGAATCGCAACTTCCCCGACTACTTCAAGCAGAACAACAAGCGGGGCCAGCCGGAAACGGATTCAGTCAAGGACTGGATATCTAAGATCCAGTTCGTGCTGAGTGGAAGCCTCCATGGTGGTGCCCTGGTAGCCAGTTACCCCTACGATAATACGCCCAACTCCA GGATCTGCCGTTCATCCGCCCTGTGCGCGA TGTTCCAGACCTACTCGGCGGCGCCATCGCTGACGCCCGACGACGACGTGTTCAAGCACTTGTCCCTCGTTTACGCCCGCAACCACGCCAAGATGTCCAGGGGCGTGGCCTGCAAGTCGGCCACGCCGGCCTTCGAGAACGGGATCACGAACGGTGCCGCCTGGTATCCGCTGACCGGCGGAATGCAGGACTACAACTACGTGTGGTACGGCTGCATGGAGATCACGCTCGAGATATCCTGCTGCAAGTTCCCGCCGGCCTACGAGCTCAAGAAGTACTGGGAGGACAATCAGCTG TCCCTGATCAAATTCCTGGCCGAGGCGCATCGAGGGGTCCAGGGATTCGTGTTCGATCCGGCGGGCATGCCCATTGAGCGGGCCTCCATAAAAATCAAGGGACGTGATGTGGGCTTCCAAACCACCAAGTACGGTGAGTTCTGGCGCATTCTTTTGCCGGGATACTACAAAGTGGAG GTCTTTGCCGAGGGTTTTGCTCCTCGCGAGGTGGAGTTCGTGATTGTGGAGCAGCATCCCACGCTGCTGAATGTGACGCTGCAGCCCTCGAAG CGCATTGAGGGCATCGGGGCCATGGGCGCCGCCGGAGTGCCAATTGGAGGAGCGGGCGTGATGGGTCCCGGGGGGCTGTACCGCCCGATTCCGGCACCCCAGCACTACCGCCCACCTGTACCGCCCTACGCGGGCGCCGCCTCCAGCGACAGCGGCATATTCTCGACGATCAGCAACGGGCTAAACAGCCTCTACTCAAATATCTTCGGTTGA